The following is a genomic window from Dehalococcoidia bacterium.
GGCCAAACTTGATCTGTACGAGACGATATTGACATCCAGAGAGCGAGAGGTTCTGCAATTGACGGCCGAGGGATATACCAGCATTCAGATCGGCCAGCGGCTGTCCATCAGTCCGCGCACAGTCGATACCCACCGCAACAGCGCCATGCGAAAGCTGGACCTCCATAGCTCGGCTGATATCGTCCGGTATGCTATCCAACGAGGAATCGTCCCCCTCGAAAGTTGACCCGCATCTGCTTTGGTGCAACACGATTCGATAGAACCGCGAACTCGCCCCGATCAATATCAAGCGGCCTGCGCGCCATCAGTACGTTGGTTCGCGTATACACAGGCTCGTGACTGTTTCACATAATCGCGCCATAATTACGCTTATCCGCGGATATACAACCCCCTTGTCTACTCCTCATACTAAGATCGTAATAGAATATCGTATAATCATTGAATATGTTGCGCTTGCCGAAATTACAGTTGAGAGAGCGACTGAAGTGATTGAAAGGCTCCGCGTGAAGGCAATGTGAGGGTGGAACAAGTAGAGGAACCCCCTATGAGTCATCGATCAGACCCGCAACACCGAGAAATTGATTAGTGGAGGAGGTTGGTACCATGCCAATTCTGAGACAGGACAGGATGACATCGGATGAGCGATTGGTGGCCCTGCTCAACAGAAAGCCCGTTGACCGCGTTCCCATCTATCCCTTAGCTGTTGGCTTCTCTGTCGTCAATGCCGGCTTCACGATTTTCGACGCCTATGGAGATTCCACCGGAAAGAAGAGCGCCGATGCGACACGATGGATGAATGAGCAATACGGCTTCAATCAGTTGCCGCTTCTGGGCACCAATGGAGTAGTAGAGTTTGGCGGGGAACTAACGCTGCCTACAGGTGAGTATAGTCAATCATCAGCCATCGCTCGCCACGGAGTCAACACATCAAAAGAAGCCTGGGATTTGAAGTCGCCCCCCGACGTCAGAACATCGGGTTTCTTGCTTTCGAGGGCCATGGCAATCAGCAAGCTGGAGGCGGAGCGCGGTGCACCCTATATCCACATCGCGATGCAAGGCCCCTGGGATATCGCCTGCAACATTTGCGGAATAGAACGGTTATGTAAATGGGCGATGCGAGAAAAGGAGACGGCCCATCACCTGCTACGGCTGGCCACCGATTTCAATTTACAGATCATCAATTGGTGGGCTGAGACTTTTGGCGCGGAGCGTCTCTTCCCTTTGAGCGCCCACCCTCATACGGCAGCTCAGATAATCGGGCCGAAGATATTTGAGGAATTCTGCTTCCCCTATATCAAGGAGGAACACGAAAAAATGATGGGGATGGGCATCAAGAACATCCTCACTCATGTCTGCGGTTATCATGCCATGAACTATCCGATGTGGGCACAAATCCCTATGGGAAACCCCGGGATTATCAGCGTCGCCCATGATATGCATGAAGACTGGCCATCGCCTCTTGAGAGTGTGGGGAAGCTTTTCCCAGATGATATCATCATGGGCAATATCGAACCGGCGGTCTTTCAGGTGGGTACTCCAGGGCAAGTCTATGAGCTGGCCAGAAAGTGCATCGAGATCGGGAAGAAGCATGAGGCAGGGTTTGTTCTGGGGCCAGGGTGCGAACTGCCGCCCAAAGCATCACCCTACAATGTCTGGCAGATGACCAAGGCAGTCAGCGACCATGGCTGGTACGAATAGCAAGCGGGTATCGCTGTTTATCAAGTGACAAGCGAGGCTGGCCGAAAAAGGGCAATTAAGAAATCGGAAGAGAAGGAAGGTGGCTTTTATGAACCGAATCAGCGCTCTCCTGGATGGAAAACGAGTAGACAGAGTCCCTGTCTTCCAATTCGCACTGGGGTTTTGCGCCAGGAACGTTGGGTATCCCATTGCTGCCATTTATCAGGACCCTGAGAAGAGCTTGCAGGCACAGCTGTGGAGCAAAGAGATGTACGGCTGGGACAATGCTCCGTTTTACGGGTATGCCTCGTATGGGAGCTGGGAATTCGGGGGACCAATAGAGTTCCCCAGCAGCGAGCTGCAACAAGCCCCGACGATTCCCTATTTTCCGGTGCAATCGGAAGAAGATATCAAGGGCCTGAAATTGCCCGCTGTGAAAAGGGCTGGCATGCTTCCCTTCGCTATGGAGTTCTCCCAGCTTCAGAAGAGGCTTGATCTGCCGATCACCGTGGTGGTGGGAGGAGTATTCACACTGGCGGGAAACATCTGTGGAGTGGATCGGCTATGCCGCTGGATGCTGAAGAAGCCTGAACTCGCCCACCAGATTATTCGCCTGTCCACCGATCATATCCTGGACGTAGTACAATATTGGGGGGAAACATTCGGCGCGGAGAGGGTTATCCCCTATATTCTGGAACCTCTGGCAGCCAATCAAATAATTTCACCCGGACAATTTGAGAAATTCGTTCTCCCCTATGAGAAGGAAGCCCATGAAAAGATGTTGTCCATGGGCATTAAACACATCCTCTGCCACATCTGCGGCGAACAGAATCTGAACATACCGTTCTGGGAACAGATTCCGATGGGCAACCCCGGCATCGTCACCTTCGGCAAGGAGGTCAATCTGGCCACGGCCATAAGACACTTCGGGGACAAGTGCATTATCGCCGGCAACGTTGAGCCCCGCATTCTTCAGGAAGGAACTCCGCAGGAGGTCTATGAAGCCATGAAGCAGTGTGTCATTGAGGGCAAGGATTCTCCCCGGGGTTTTATAGCGATGCTGGGCTGCGAACTTCCGCCAATGGCTCCCCCGTATAATGTCCATACGATGATGAAGGCCGTCAATGACTTCGGCCGGTATAGCTAAAATGAACGGCATGGATAAGGGTTGAATTGCAGCCATCCAACACAATAGGGCGTGCTAAAACCAGAAAAGGAGGTAGTCTGAAATGACGTCAAAGGAGAGGACGAGGGAGATAATCAAGGGGCTTTATGATGCCGTGGTGGCATTTGATGAGGGAAAGGTTGTGGAGCTCAGCCACACCGTCCTCAATGAAAGCGTGGACCCATATGTCGCGGTGGTCGATGGCCTGGCCAGTGGCATGTCCGAGGTGGGCGACCGCTTTAACAAGATGGTTTACTTCGTCCCCGAGCTTCTCCTGTGCTCAGATGCGCTCTATGCCGGTTTAAACATCCTGAAGCCGGCCATACTCGCATCGGGAGGAAAGGCCGCCGTAAAAGGATCCATCGTCCTCGGCGTTGTTGAGGGCGATATTCACGATATCGGCAAGAACCTGGTTAAAGTGATGTTTGAAGCTGCCGGCTGGACCGTGCACGATCTGGGGCGCGATGTGAAACTCCAAAGGTTTGTTGAGGAACAAGCAAAGACCGGCTCTGAAGTTGTCGGCCTTTCCGCTCTGACAACTAGCAGCATGCTGGCAATGCAACAAGCGGTTCACATGATAAAGTCCAGCAATCCCAAGACCCGTGTTCTGGTAGGCGGAGCGCCGATAAACATTGACGTGGCCAAGAAGTTTGGCGCCGACGGATATGCTCCAAGCGCCGGAACCGCAGTCGCGGAGGCGGCGAGGCTTGTAAAACATTAAATGG
Proteins encoded in this region:
- a CDS encoding uroporphyrinogen decarboxylase family protein, which translates into the protein MNRISALLDGKRVDRVPVFQFALGFCARNVGYPIAAIYQDPEKSLQAQLWSKEMYGWDNAPFYGYASYGSWEFGGPIEFPSSELQQAPTIPYFPVQSEEDIKGLKLPAVKRAGMLPFAMEFSQLQKRLDLPITVVVGGVFTLAGNICGVDRLCRWMLKKPELAHQIIRLSTDHILDVVQYWGETFGAERVIPYILEPLAANQIISPGQFEKFVLPYEKEAHEKMLSMGIKHILCHICGEQNLNIPFWEQIPMGNPGIVTFGKEVNLATAIRHFGDKCIIAGNVEPRILQEGTPQEVYEAMKQCVIEGKDSPRGFIAMLGCELPPMAPPYNVHTMMKAVNDFGRYS
- a CDS encoding cobalamin-dependent protein (Presence of a B(12) (cobalamin)-binding domain implies dependence on cobalamin itself, in one of its several forms, or in some unusual lineages, dependence on a cobalamin-like analog.), with amino-acid sequence MTSKERTREIIKGLYDAVVAFDEGKVVELSHTVLNESVDPYVAVVDGLASGMSEVGDRFNKMVYFVPELLLCSDALYAGLNILKPAILASGGKAAVKGSIVLGVVEGDIHDIGKNLVKVMFEAAGWTVHDLGRDVKLQRFVEEQAKTGSEVVGLSALTTSSMLAMQQAVHMIKSSNPKTRVLVGGAPINIDVAKKFGADGYAPSAGTAVAEAARLVKH
- a CDS encoding uroporphyrinogen decarboxylase family protein, whose product is MPILRQDRMTSDERLVALLNRKPVDRVPIYPLAVGFSVVNAGFTIFDAYGDSTGKKSADATRWMNEQYGFNQLPLLGTNGVVEFGGELTLPTGEYSQSSAIARHGVNTSKEAWDLKSPPDVRTSGFLLSRAMAISKLEAERGAPYIHIAMQGPWDIACNICGIERLCKWAMREKETAHHLLRLATDFNLQIINWWAETFGAERLFPLSAHPHTAAQIIGPKIFEEFCFPYIKEEHEKMMGMGIKNILTHVCGYHAMNYPMWAQIPMGNPGIISVAHDMHEDWPSPLESVGKLFPDDIIMGNIEPAVFQVGTPGQVYELARKCIEIGKKHEAGFVLGPGCELPPKASPYNVWQMTKAVSDHGWYE